One segment of Triticum aestivum cultivar Chinese Spring chromosome 2A, IWGSC CS RefSeq v2.1, whole genome shotgun sequence DNA contains the following:
- the LOC123186144 gene encoding BTB/POZ and MATH domain-containing protein 2-like produces the protein MANNSTSEVSHGQLPKTSSTCLTEGVTAVHDFEVANYRLLDGIGIGKHVSSSNFSVGGFEWFINFFPDGRMADYADYTSVFLDRVIQQNDTYNVRTKFTLNMLEKDGEAQLTKYNEINHVFSSAKSYWGYFRFVAKAKLKSSSQANNGFFIIRCVLTVIKEPCTEVKRNTVVVPQPNMQGQLCQMWKDGQGADVTFSVSGQLFKAHRCLLAARSLVFKAELFGPMKEKETQCIKIDDIDPKIFEALLHFIYTDSLLVNEHHREGEIAKMQHLLVASDRYGLDRLNGMCESKLSERIDVETVATTLVLAEQVQHHCKDLKEACVEFIAPRNVLQAVMATDGFEHLVASCPLLMKELLDMVSRGG, from the coding sequence ATGGCCAACAATTCCACCTCTGAAGTTAGCCATGGCCAGCTACCCAAGACATCGTCCACATGCTTGACGGAGGGTGTCACTGCGGTGCATGATTTTGAGGTGGCCAATTACCGGTTGCTGGATGGCATTGGCATCGGCAAGCACGTCAGCTCAAGCAACTTCAGCGTGGGTGGCTTCGAATGGTTTATCAATTTCTTCCCGGATGGGAGGATGGCAGACTACGCTGACTATACATCAGTCTTTCTTGACCGTGTCATCCAACAGAATGACACTTATAATGTCAGGACTAAGTTCACCTTAAACATGCTAGAGAAAGACGGCGAGGCACAATTAACTAAATATAATGAGATAAATCATGTCTTTTCCTCAGCAAAGTCATATTGGGGCTACTTCAGATTCGTTGCCAAAGCGAAACTGAAATCATCGTCGCAAGCCAACAATGGCTTCTTCATTATACGTTGTGTTCTCACCGTGATAAAAGAACCTTGCACCGAGGTTAAGAGGAACACTGTTGTGGTTCCGCAACCTAATATGCAAGGCCAACTCTGCCAAATGTGGAAGGATGGACAGGGAGCAGATGTGACATTCAGTGTGAGTGGCCAATTGTTCAAAGCTCACAGATGCTTGTTGGCTGCACGGTCTCTGGTTTTCAAGGCGGAGCTCTTTGGTCCTATGAAGGAGAAAGAAACACAGTGTATCAAAATTGATGACATCGACCCTAAAATCTTTGAGGCGCTTCTTCACTTCATATACACAGATTCCCTGCTAGTCAATGAGCACCACAGAGAAGGTGAAATTGCAAAAATGCAGCATCTGCTAGTTGCCTCGGATCGATATGGATTGGATAGGTTAAATGGGATGTGCGAAAGTAAATTGTCTGAGCGCATTGACGTGGAGACTGTTGCAACAACATTGGTTTTAGCAGAGCAAGTGCAACACCATTGCAAGGATCTCAAAGAAGCATGTGTTGAGTTTATCGCTCCACGGAATGTTCTACAAGCTGTTATGGCAACCGATGGTTTCGAGCATTTGGTAGCAAGCTGTCCTTTGCTCATGAAGGAGTTACTGGACATGGTGTCCCGTGGTGGCTAG
- the LOC123186145 gene encoding BTB/POZ and MATH domain-containing protein 2-like encodes MATANNSPAVVNNHGHILPATSSRSSTESFTATHDFEVASYPLLDGLGVGKYINSCVFSVGGYDWTIKFYPDGSSVNCAGNTSSFLYCVNQQEGVRAKFTLNMLKKEGKVLTRHGSLNHTFSPPTYDFGYRKFVEKSRLLKSSSSKANNGYFIIRCVLTVIREPRTEVKRNLLVVPQPNLQDHLEQMWKEGQGADVTFSVSGQLFSAHRYLLAARSPVFKAELFGPMKESAAESIKIYDVEPPIFEALLHFIYTDSLQDDGDNKDETEKMQHLLVAADRYGLERLRIMCEDRLCDSIEVETVATMLVLAEQHHCGDLKKACIEFMTSQNRLGNIVATDGFKHLMASCPLLTKDILDKVSCVLSGKSRLSRN; translated from the coding sequence ATGGCCACGGCCAACAACTCCCCGGCCGTCGTTAATAACCATGGCCACATCCTACCCGCGACGTCGTCCAGATCCTCCACGGAGAGCTTCACCGCCACCCACGATTTCGAGGTGGCCAGTTACCCGCTGCTCGACGGCTTGGGCGTCGGCAAGTACATCAACTCCTGTGTCTTCAGCGTCGGTGGCTACGACTGGACTATCAAATTCTACCCAGATGGTTCATCGGTCAACTGTGCCGGTAACACTTCATCCTTTTTGTATTGTGTCAACCAACAGGAAGGTGTGAGGGCTAAGTTCACCTTGAACATGCTGAAAAAAGAGGGCAAAGTGCTAACAAGACACGGTTCGTTGAACCACACCTTCTCTCCGCCAACTTATGATTTTGGTTATCGTAAATTTGTCGAAAAATCAAGGCTGCTGAAATCATCGTCGTCCAAGGCAAACAATGGCTACTTCATTATACGGTGTGTTCTTACCGTGATAAGAGAACCACGGACCGAGGTCAAGAGGAACCTTCTTGTGGTTCCGCAGCCAAACCTGCAAGACCATCTCGAGCAGATGTGGAAGGAAGGACAAGGAGCAGATGTGACATTCAGTGTGTCTGGCCAGTTGTTCAGCGCTCACAGATACTTGTTAGCTGCACGGTCTCCGGTCTTCAAGGCGGAGCTCTTTGGGCCTATGAAGGAGAGCGCGGCAGAGAGCATCAAGATCTACGACGTCGAGCCACCAATCTTCGAGGCGCTTCTTCACTTCATATACACGGATTCCCTCCAAGATGATGGAGACAACAAAGATGAAACTGAAAAAATGCAGCACTTGCTAGTTGCGGCGGATCGATATGGATTGGAGAGACTAAGAATTATGTGCGAAGACAGGCTGTGTGATAGCATTGAGGTGGAAACAGTTGCGACCATGCTGGTTCTGGCGGAGCAGCACCATTGCGGCGATCTCAAAAAGGCCTGCATTGAGTTCATGACCTCACAAAACAGGCTAGGAAATATCGTGGCAACGGATGGATTCAAGCATCTGATGGCAAGCTGCCCTTTGCTCACAAAGGATATCTTAGACAAGGTGTCCTGTGTCTTGAGTGGAAAGTCTCGTTTGTCTAGAAATTAA